In Flavivirga abyssicola, the following are encoded in one genomic region:
- a CDS encoding RagB/SusD family nutrient uptake outer membrane protein has protein sequence MKKIINIKVKPNETIIWRIIPVVCFLLSFYSCDDFLDQTNPNALTSNNFWENNGDLNAGLISVYSVLKDNDVQGIESESVRTDLAVPANFRRGRTGTQMYDLEYTANTDYVNNKWNALYLGVFRANQVIQNYETVSAGYQNEASREEGLRILAQARALRGYFYFVLNNSFNDGSVPLLETIPETFDDFQKAFSTSQKIKDFYRADLQFGLENLPKTYSEWLDVGNNNLGRITAGACDALLGKSYLYENDFTNAELHFKSVIDNYNYELVDDLTKCFTGIDEFNSESIFEVNVTTGVNLLADGEEAVSQGVTHIIGSGGIMPSSRLILLYREEKVDPADPINNVERTIYTAQGEIDGTVPATRLYSLRMGNLMGQVDDPDHLYYGVPGGEFGNVPGVRPYSRGLTATFKKYTHWNTIGGGAGEDESTEFDGRSDINIIVIRLADIYLSYAECMLEKGDLSEALRYINRVRKRSHIMLLGKATDPGAEFNNAETTYVDDINLDLSGSDVVTVSNLMEHLRFKEIPLELSLEGDRAADLRRWGVFGNVLSEMASVPYDYWHYPKNTNGKHGVRFKCFLTRTGELPQTFDPNAQGVKFFSGQIEIQDKVVAANNYNSNFHDYLPIPQSEIDANLNWNDIVDQ, from the coding sequence ATGAAAAAAATTATAAACATTAAAGTTAAACCAAATGAAACCATCATTTGGAGAATTATACCAGTAGTTTGCTTTTTACTATCATTTTACTCATGTGATGATTTTTTAGATCAAACGAATCCAAATGCTTTGACATCTAATAACTTCTGGGAGAATAATGGCGATTTAAACGCAGGCTTAATTTCAGTATACAGTGTTTTGAAAGACAATGATGTACAAGGCATTGAATCAGAATCTGTAAGAACTGACCTAGCAGTGCCAGCAAATTTTAGAAGAGGAAGAACAGGAACCCAGATGTATGACCTAGAATATACGGCAAATACTGATTATGTAAATAATAAATGGAATGCATTGTACTTAGGGGTATTTAGAGCCAATCAAGTTATTCAAAACTATGAGACTGTTTCTGCAGGGTATCAAAATGAAGCATCGAGAGAAGAAGGCTTGAGAATTTTAGCACAAGCAAGAGCTTTAAGAGGGTATTTTTACTTCGTGTTAAATAATAGTTTCAATGACGGTTCAGTACCTTTATTAGAAACTATACCAGAAACTTTTGATGATTTCCAGAAAGCCTTTTCAACATCTCAAAAAATAAAAGATTTTTACAGAGCAGATCTTCAATTTGGGTTGGAAAATCTACCAAAAACATATTCTGAATGGTTAGATGTAGGAAATAATAATCTTGGGCGAATTACAGCTGGTGCATGTGATGCATTACTTGGAAAAAGTTATTTATACGAAAATGATTTTACAAATGCAGAATTACATTTTAAAAGTGTTATAGATAATTATAATTATGAATTGGTAGATGATTTAACGAAATGTTTTACAGGTATAGACGAATTTAATTCTGAATCTATATTCGAAGTAAACGTTACTACTGGGGTAAATTTATTGGCAGATGGTGAAGAAGCTGTGTCTCAAGGCGTAACACACATTATTGGTAGTGGTGGAATTATGCCTAGTAGTCGTTTAATACTATTGTATAGAGAAGAGAAGGTTGATCCTGCAGATCCTATAAATAATGTAGAGCGTACTATTTATACTGCACAGGGAGAAATAGATGGGACAGTTCCAGCAACACGACTTTATAGCTTAAGAATGGGAAACCTTATGGGACAGGTTGATGATCCAGATCATTTATATTACGGTGTACCAGGTGGCGAATTTGGTAACGTGCCTGGTGTACGTCCTTATTCAAGAGGTTTAACAGCTACATTTAAAAAATATACTCATTGGAATACTATAGGTGGCGGTGCTGGAGAAGATGAAAGTACAGAGTTTGATGGCAGATCAGATATAAATATAATAGTTATTAGGTTAGCTGATATCTATTTAAGTTATGCCGAATGTATGTTAGAGAAAGGAGACTTATCTGAAGCATTACGTTATATAAACAGAGTAAGAAAACGTTCTCATATTATGCTTTTAGGAAAAGCAACGGATCCCGGTGCAGAATTTAATAACGCAGAGACCACTTATGTAGATGATATAAATTTAGATTTATCAGGAAGTGATGTCGTAACTGTAAGTAATTTAATGGAACATTTAAGGTTTAAAGAAATTCCTTTGGAATTATCTTTAGAAGGAGACAGAGCTGCAGATTTAAGAAGATGGGGTGTTTTTGGAAATGTATTAAGTGAGATGGCATCAGTTCCATATGACTATTGGCATTATCCTAAAAACACAAATGGAAAACACGGTGTACGATTTAAGTGTTTTTTAACACGTACAGGAGAACTACCTCAAACTTTTGACCCAAATGCGCAGGGTGTAAAGTTCTTTTCGGGGCAAATAGAGATACAGGACAAAGTTGTAGCGGCCAATAATTATAATTCAAATTTCCATGATTATTTACCAATACCACAAAGTGAAATAGATGCCAATTTAAACTGGAATGATATTGTAGATCAATAA
- a CDS encoding SusC/RagA family TonB-linked outer membrane protein yields MTKILLTLIICCSCFSLSHAQVKTVTGNVAADGISLPGVSVLVKGTNTGTVTDFDGGYEIKVSANQTLIFSYVGYNTEEVLVGNQTIINLTMVEDVSALEEVVVIGYGTQKRKEVSGAVGQVKSEELAKTTTSDIGTALQGQIAGVSVTSNSGEPGAEANILIRGFSSVLGNNSPLYVVDGIPFESDPQLSINEIETIDVLKDAASKAIYGVRGAAGVILITTKQGKVGQMAIRVNSEYGVQDITSAVPLMEGYQHTYMEMLRTALRTNKPVGDVLADIHRNRSWFSNNTDISGVILQDLAPIQNHSINISGGNKGLRYAFNANYFDQEGVMINSGYKRFNVRSNTIFTKGKWKVTTGITFKRDQRVIPNNGVFNLILRYKPFQQPITLGDTELFDVTDDELDDPRGLGPIRSFGGVARNLNTKEDRNNTRTTGNIQIDFDITKNLKLTTRAGATFSDTKGIRIVPRLDVYNTAGDLIEPNPGDVSSNRTSHLTSNKLTGEFIATYTKSFGMHNISLLGAVSTEEFNSEYFDAQKQDQANPSILVFDGYTSSDLIRSNGRDLTLTRVGTIGRLQYNYDGKYLFSFSVRRDGSSNFSPANKWETFYQVTGGWNVSDEKFWEPLKSTASSFKIRASYGETGNDRIPAYSDQAVVQLGQNYVFGSNNATSGLNSGSELLGLGTTQARFANPNVKWESTIGTNFGFDLGFFKEKLTFSSDYYVNKKENLLFGVVNPPSTGVSGQNRTSILNIGNMRNIGVEYTLNYKHKGKKGFKWNASLTYAQNDNKVTKTSPNNPIIFLNNSFISNRPRVPELVSVITEGHEAASFFLRETDGIINTQEELDEYTNRVEDPNAALGEFRYIDQLTEDTDGDGIADSGNGIIDQNDKVYKGSGTEDFNMGLNFNASYKGFDFTMNWYGSYGAEVLNGSKAYAYQSGTHRDIYYSWTILNTESQIPFYNGTTNSASYRGASDYFLEDGSFIRLRNVALGYSLPKKITEKFGIDKLRFYVQAQNPITITSYSGFDPEVGNDGFSTRGIDRGTYPISSQYKAGLQLQF; encoded by the coding sequence ATGACGAAAATCCTCTTAACATTAATTATCTGCTGTTCTTGTTTTAGCCTTTCTCATGCGCAGGTTAAAACTGTTACAGGTAATGTGGCAGCAGATGGAATTTCCCTTCCAGGAGTATCCGTCTTGGTCAAGGGAACAAACACAGGAACTGTAACTGATTTTGATGGAGGCTATGAAATCAAAGTTAGCGCAAATCAAACCCTGATCTTTTCGTATGTAGGATATAATACCGAGGAGGTATTAGTTGGAAATCAAACTATTATTAATTTAACCATGGTAGAGGATGTATCTGCCTTAGAGGAAGTAGTAGTAATTGGTTATGGTACTCAAAAAAGGAAAGAAGTATCAGGAGCAGTAGGGCAAGTAAAGTCTGAAGAACTTGCTAAAACCACAACATCTGATATTGGTACAGCTTTACAAGGCCAAATAGCAGGGGTAAGTGTAACCTCAAATTCAGGTGAACCTGGAGCCGAGGCTAACATATTAATTAGAGGTTTTAGTTCTGTATTAGGAAATAATTCACCACTATATGTTGTAGATGGTATTCCTTTTGAGTCTGATCCGCAATTAAGTATTAACGAAATTGAAACTATTGATGTTTTAAAAGATGCTGCATCTAAGGCTATTTATGGAGTTAGAGGTGCTGCTGGTGTTATTCTTATTACTACAAAACAAGGTAAAGTAGGACAAATGGCTATTAGGGTCAATTCTGAGTATGGTGTGCAAGATATTACTTCTGCTGTGCCATTAATGGAAGGCTATCAACATACCTATATGGAAATGTTACGTACAGCCTTAAGAACAAATAAACCCGTAGGTGATGTTCTTGCAGATATACACAGAAACAGAAGTTGGTTTAGTAACAATACAGATATAAGTGGTGTTATATTACAAGATTTAGCCCCTATTCAAAACCATTCTATAAATATTTCTGGTGGAAACAAAGGTTTAAGATATGCCTTCAATGCCAATTATTTTGATCAAGAGGGTGTTATGATCAATTCAGGATATAAACGTTTTAATGTAAGATCTAATACCATTTTTACTAAAGGTAAATGGAAAGTAACCACAGGAATAACCTTTAAAAGAGATCAAAGAGTGATTCCTAATAATGGTGTGTTTAATCTAATTTTACGATATAAACCATTCCAACAGCCTATAACGCTTGGTGATACAGAGCTTTTTGATGTTACTGATGATGAATTGGATGATCCTAGAGGTTTAGGTCCTATTCGTAGTTTTGGAGGCGTTGCAAGAAACTTGAACACTAAAGAAGATAGAAATAATACCAGGACTACTGGTAATATCCAAATTGATTTTGATATAACAAAAAACTTAAAATTAACAACAAGGGCAGGTGCTACATTTTCAGATACTAAAGGGATAAGAATTGTACCAAGGTTGGATGTATATAATACTGCTGGAGATCTTATTGAGCCAAATCCTGGAGATGTATCTTCAAATAGAACATCACATCTTACATCGAATAAATTAACAGGAGAATTTATTGCGACCTATACAAAATCTTTTGGTATGCATAATATTTCTTTATTAGGGGCAGTTTCTACTGAAGAGTTTAACTCAGAATATTTTGATGCACAAAAGCAAGATCAAGCTAACCCCTCTATTCTTGTGTTTGATGGATATACGAGTAGCGACCTTATTCGATCTAATGGTAGAGATTTAACTTTAACAAGAGTAGGGACAATAGGAAGACTACAATATAATTATGATGGGAAATATTTATTCAGCTTTAGTGTGCGTAGAGATGGATCATCAAATTTTAGTCCAGCAAATAAATGGGAAACCTTTTACCAAGTTACAGGAGGATGGAATGTTTCTGATGAAAAGTTTTGGGAGCCATTAAAAAGTACGGCAAGTTCTTTCAAAATAAGAGCCAGTTATGGTGAAACAGGAAACGACAGAATTCCAGCTTATAGTGATCAGGCTGTAGTGCAATTAGGGCAGAATTATGTTTTTGGAAGTAATAATGCCACTTCAGGTTTAAATTCTGGTAGCGAACTTCTTGGTTTAGGTACTACACAAGCACGTTTTGCGAACCCTAATGTTAAATGGGAATCTACAATTGGAACCAATTTTGGTTTTGATCTTGGTTTTTTTAAAGAAAAACTAACTTTTTCTAGCGATTATTATGTTAATAAAAAGGAAAATTTATTGTTTGGAGTTGTTAATCCACCTTCAACAGGGGTTTCTGGTCAAAACAGAACTAGTATTCTAAACATAGGAAACATGAGAAATATTGGTGTAGAATATACTCTAAATTATAAGCATAAAGGTAAAAAGGGTTTTAAATGGAATGCCTCATTAACCTATGCGCAAAATGATAATAAGGTAACTAAAACAAGCCCTAATAACCCGATTATATTCTTAAATAATAGTTTTATTTCAAATAGACCAAGGGTACCAGAATTAGTAAGTGTTATTACTGAAGGTCACGAAGCAGCATCATTTTTCTTAAGAGAAACAGACGGCATTATTAATACCCAAGAAGAATTGGATGAATATACAAATCGAGTTGAAGATCCTAATGCAGCATTAGGAGAATTTAGATATATTGACCAGTTAACAGAGGATACTGATGGAGATGGCATTGCAGATTCAGGAAATGGTATAATTGATCAAAATGATAAAGTTTACAAAGGAAGTGGTACTGAGGATTTTAATATGGGACTCAATTTTAATGCCAGTTATAAAGGATTTGATTTTACGATGAACTGGTATGGGTCTTATGGAGCAGAAGTGCTAAACGGAAGTAAAGCATATGCTTACCAATCGGGTACTCATAGAGATATTTATTATTCATGGACAATATTAAATACAGAATCTCAAATTCCATTTTACAACGGAACTACAAATAGTGCTTCTTATAGAGGTGCATCGGATTATTTTCTAGAAGATGGGTCTTTTATTAGATTAAGAAATGTAGCATTAGGCTATTCGTTGCCTAAAAAAATAACTGAAAAGTTTGGAATAGATAAATTAAGATTTTATGTACAGGCACAAAACCCAATAACCATAACAAGTTATTCTGGGTTTGATCCTGAAGTAGGAAATGATGGGTTTAGTACAAGAGGTATAGACCGAGGTACATACCCTATAAGTTCACAATATAAGGCAGGTTTACAACTTCAATTTTAA
- a CDS encoding hybrid sensor histidine kinase/response regulator transcription factor yields the protein MTHSKRTFFYKFLLRVAACFFMFGISYSQNNIIFDHLTTNDGLSQSDINCIYQDEDGFMWFGTYDGLNKYNGYEFINYLPDANNEESISSNIIFDITGDKSGNLWIGTTGGGLNRFNKKTKKFTRYLHDVNDDNTLDSNIINSVYVDDKNNRLWVGTKKGVNLLDLSTSQNNPVFVKINSKESVNVNDIYQDIYGNVWVGANSDLYVVIEDEDNQFNFIKINYDFNLINQIGENQNGELIIATNTGMFIKKNVNGSDEIIQLTHTNTRAFIVDENNNYWVGNNKGLSQNRIVNEKDLKKKNHFEYDPINLNSISKNIVNSIYEDRTGILWIGTNGGGVNKIDPNRKQFQHINKTSDSNSLSYDKIRAFYEDSNNDLWVGTEGGGLNLLNSKNGNRRFNNFKKFNDLSKIFALEEVVVNNRKTLLIGTGNKPGLFKLDIDKANKNSNQNIDLFVNTMGSVFTILQDNNKNIWLGTYGGGVYRLIPQKNSNAYKVDVFEHIQNNKSSIPSNIIRNIYQDSKGNIWFGTAKGLSKLTSKELLKDNPKFEVYRNIPTDSTSLSHNYILPIYESKEGDIYVGTFGGGLNKYVPGNGKNNDQFVRYYQKDGLANEVIKSILEDDLGNLWLSTNKGLSKFDTKTQSFKNYDVNDGLQNNEFQELAGLKRSDGSLLFGGINGFNVFFPEEINENVFPAQTVVTSFSVFNNKINPGEAYNGKVLIDSSINYINNINLKYDQNSFTIEFAGLHYAASLKNKFSYILEGYDKDWIQTSSEKRFANYTNISHGNYTFKVKASNGDGVWDASPKVINLHIAPPFWKTYPAYIFYALLAFGLLFAFRKFTIIKTTRKHQLELEHIEKEKQEEIQVAKLEFFTNISHEFRTPLTLIKGPLDYLMNAESTQKSPETKEQFSIMSKNTDYLMRLVNQLLDFRKINQGKMRLVMRHTDIIAFVKEVGEPFQFTSHKQNIDFNISSIHKSMKVWFDHDALEKIIKNLLSNAFKFTSAHGKINVVISKESVSNASDPGYVIIEVENTGSGISEEEIKSVFNRFYTKNNNKHNPQNGAGIGLSFTQSLIKFHQGRIDVKSTPNHSTSFMVKLPLDKNVYKNIPEISIKDKTESDFLTRTSENESFAIDMNDEITDANIVKKQSKKPLVLVVDDNDDIRTFIRLALSDTFNIVEASNGEEGLRIANDFIPSIVLTDVVMPVMDGIELCNTLKSQTETSHIPIIMLTAKTSNESEVSGLKTGADGYVKKPFDINILKLKLNNILKDREELRKKFNREITLQPEDVTVTSLDEKFLQQAIEIVEKHMMNTDFNVELLVKEIGLSRSNLYIKLKDLTGLSSSAFIRNIRLKRAVQLLEQSDNSVKEIMYMTGFNTSSYFSKCFRKQFGSLPSEYVKQIKRNKTTFVK from the coding sequence ATGACACACAGCAAACGTACTTTTTTTTATAAATTTTTATTGAGGGTAGCAGCATGTTTTTTCATGTTTGGTATTAGCTATTCTCAAAACAATATCATTTTTGACCACCTTACTACTAATGATGGTTTATCTCAAAGTGATATAAATTGCATTTATCAAGATGAAGACGGGTTTATGTGGTTTGGAACCTATGATGGGCTTAACAAGTATAATGGTTATGAATTTATTAATTATCTACCTGACGCTAATAATGAGGAAAGTATAAGTAGTAATATTATATTTGATATTACTGGAGATAAGAGCGGTAATTTATGGATAGGAACAACTGGAGGAGGCTTAAATAGATTTAATAAAAAAACGAAAAAGTTCACGAGATATCTGCATGATGTAAATGATGATAATACACTGGATAGTAATATTATAAACAGTGTTTATGTTGATGATAAAAATAATAGACTATGGGTAGGTACTAAAAAAGGAGTTAATTTACTTGATTTGAGCACGTCACAAAACAACCCAGTATTTGTGAAAATTAATTCAAAAGAATCTGTAAATGTAAATGATATCTATCAGGATATATATGGGAATGTATGGGTTGGTGCTAATAGTGACCTATACGTAGTAATAGAAGATGAAGATAACCAGTTTAATTTTATTAAAATTAACTATGATTTTAATTTAATTAACCAGATAGGAGAAAACCAAAATGGCGAACTTATTATTGCCACAAATACAGGGATGTTTATCAAGAAGAATGTCAATGGAAGTGATGAAATAATACAACTAACCCATACCAATACACGTGCTTTTATTGTTGATGAAAATAATAATTACTGGGTTGGTAATAATAAAGGTTTATCTCAGAATAGGATTGTAAACGAAAAGGATTTAAAAAAGAAAAATCATTTTGAATACGACCCCATTAACCTTAATAGTATAAGTAAAAATATCGTTAATAGTATCTATGAAGATAGAACAGGCATTTTATGGATAGGTACAAATGGAGGAGGGGTTAATAAAATTGACCCTAACAGAAAACAATTTCAGCATATAAATAAAACCTCAGACTCAAATAGCTTGAGCTACGATAAAATAAGGGCTTTTTATGAAGATAGTAATAATGATTTATGGGTTGGAACTGAAGGAGGAGGCTTAAACTTGCTCAATTCTAAAAATGGAAACCGGAGGTTTAATAACTTCAAAAAGTTTAATGATTTATCAAAAATATTTGCTCTAGAGGAAGTTGTTGTCAATAATAGGAAAACACTTTTAATTGGAACTGGAAATAAGCCAGGGTTGTTTAAACTAGATATAGATAAAGCAAATAAAAACTCTAACCAAAATATTGATCTCTTTGTAAATACCATGGGCAGTGTGTTTACCATTTTACAAGATAATAACAAAAATATTTGGTTAGGAACTTATGGAGGAGGCGTTTATCGATTAATACCTCAGAAGAATTCTAATGCTTATAAAGTAGATGTTTTTGAACATATTCAAAATAACAAAAGTAGTATTCCAAGTAATATTATAAGGAACATTTATCAAGATAGTAAAGGAAACATTTGGTTTGGGACGGCAAAAGGGCTTTCTAAGCTTACCTCAAAAGAATTGTTGAAAGATAACCCGAAATTTGAGGTTTATAGAAATATTCCAACTGATAGCACCTCTTTAAGCCATAACTATATTTTGCCAATTTATGAAAGTAAAGAAGGCGATATTTATGTTGGGACATTTGGTGGGGGTTTAAATAAATATGTGCCAGGGAACGGTAAGAATAATGATCAATTTGTAAGGTATTATCAAAAAGATGGTTTGGCTAATGAGGTTATTAAATCGATTCTTGAAGATGATTTAGGTAATTTATGGTTGTCAACTAATAAAGGGCTTTCAAAGTTTGATACTAAAACCCAAAGTTTTAAAAACTACGATGTTAATGATGGTTTACAGAATAACGAATTTCAAGAATTAGCAGGATTAAAAAGAAGCGATGGTTCTTTGCTATTTGGAGGGATTAATGGATTCAATGTTTTTTTCCCTGAAGAGATTAATGAAAATGTTTTTCCTGCACAAACTGTAGTTACAAGCTTTTCGGTTTTTAATAATAAAATAAACCCTGGAGAAGCATACAACGGAAAAGTATTAATAGATAGCTCAATAAATTATATTAATAATATTAATTTAAAATATGATCAAAATAGTTTTACAATAGAGTTTGCGGGTTTACATTATGCAGCTTCACTAAAAAATAAGTTTTCATACATTTTGGAGGGATATGATAAGGATTGGATACAAACATCCTCAGAAAAAAGGTTTGCAAATTACACCAATATTTCACATGGTAATTACACATTTAAAGTTAAAGCTTCAAATGGTGATGGTGTTTGGGATGCAAGCCCTAAAGTCATTAACCTTCACATAGCACCGCCTTTCTGGAAGACGTATCCTGCATATATCTTTTATGCACTATTAGCATTTGGGTTATTATTTGCATTTAGGAAATTTACAATAATAAAAACGACCAGAAAACATCAACTTGAGTTAGAGCATATAGAAAAAGAAAAACAGGAAGAAATACAAGTAGCTAAATTAGAATTTTTCACTAATATATCTCATGAATTTAGAACACCACTAACACTGATTAAGGGGCCCTTAGACTATTTAATGAATGCTGAAAGCACACAAAAAAGTCCTGAAACAAAAGAGCAGTTTAGCATAATGAGTAAGAATACTGATTATTTAATGCGGTTAGTTAATCAATTGTTGGATTTTAGAAAAATCAATCAAGGTAAAATGAGGTTGGTAATGCGTCATACAGATATTATTGCTTTTGTAAAAGAGGTAGGTGAGCCTTTCCAATTTACATCGCATAAGCAAAATATAGACTTCAATATTTCATCGATTCATAAAAGCATGAAAGTTTGGTTTGATCACGATGCTCTTGAAAAAATTATAAAAAACTTATTATCCAACGCATTCAAGTTTACTTCAGCACATGGTAAGATAAATGTAGTTATTTCAAAAGAGAGTGTATCAAATGCTTCAGATCCCGGATATGTCATTATTGAAGTAGAAAATACGGGATCTGGGATTAGTGAAGAAGAAATAAAGAGTGTGTTTAACAGATTTTATACTAAAAACAATAATAAACATAATCCCCAAAATGGAGCGGGGATTGGTCTGTCTTTTACGCAAAGTTTAATAAAATTTCATCAAGGACGCATTGATGTAAAAAGCACCCCAAACCACAGTACAAGTTTTATGGTTAAGTTGCCATTAGATAAAAATGTATATAAAAACATTCCAGAAATAAGTATTAAAGATAAAACCGAAAGTGATTTTTTAACAAGAACTTCAGAAAATGAGTCATTCGCAATAGATATGAATGATGAAATTACTGATGCCAATATTGTAAAAAAACAATCAAAAAAACCACTTGTTTTAGTTGTTGATGATAATGATGATATAAGAACCTTTATAAGATTAGCACTTAGCGATACTTTTAATATTGTAGAGGCAAGCAATGGCGAAGAAGGGTTGAGGATAGCTAATGATTTCATTCCAAGTATTGTTTTAACGGATGTGGTTATGCCTGTTATGGATGGGATTGAATTGTGCAACACACTAAAAAGCCAAACAGAAACAAGTCATATCCCTATTATCATGCTTACTGCAAAAACATCAAATGAAAGTGAAGTGTCTGGATTAAAAACAGGAGCAGATGGTTATGTGAAAAAACCTTTTGATATTAATATTTTGAAACTTAAACTAAATAATATATTAAAGGATAGAGAAGAGTTAAGAAAAAAGTTTAATAGAGAAATAACTTTACAGCCTGAAGATGTTACAGTAACTTCTTTAGATGAAAAATTTCTTCAACAAGCTATAGAAATTGTGGAAAAACATATGATGAACACAGATTTTAATGTAGAGTTGTTGGTAAAGGAAATAGGTTTAAGTCGTAGTAATCTATATATAAAGCTTAAAGATCTTACAGGTTTGTCATCTAGTGCATTTATTAGAAATATTCGTTTAAAAAGAGCCGTTCAACTGTTAGAGCAAAGTGATAATTCCGTTAAGGAAATTATGTATATGACCGGGTTTAACACGTCATCATATTTCTCTAAATGCTTCAGGAAGCAATTTGGGTCACTGCCTAGTGAATATGTGAAACAAATAAAGCGCAACAAGACAACTTTTGTTAAATAA
- a CDS encoding alpha-L-fucosidase, which produces MLLFISLNICIISNAQKKHDAYQETWESVNKVNPAPDWFQDAKFGIYTHWGPISEAFDDADPNMNYRGWHGMKMYDNGKLEKGIKNKPTTNYIHHKKKYGNPKKFGYKHVIEQFNPTAFNASEWAELFKISGAKFAGPVAMHHDNFAMWDSKATRWNSMNYGGIDPSAKLKKELEARGMKFMASFHHAFTWQYFAPAHAYGGVSKKDYDLYTNPHELHSDTPDDQFYNDWWAKLKEYIDVYQPDLIWFDWWLENMTEESRLKFLAYYYNKGLEWNKDVAVCYKESTFNEASAIKDYERGRPNQPKENVWLTDTSPGTWFYRPNAKFKTPNELIDILIDIVAKNGNMLLNVPPNPDGSIPKEMVNLLTEMGQWLAINGDAIYETRPWTIFGEGPTRLPEGGHKIEKIKIVYNNADIRFTKKSDKEFYAIVMATPINETVIKSLSTDIGVLNSKIMNIQLLGSDQKVYWERNEKGLIIKAPKVMPSKYAHAYKITLQGYTENDIGGAVTAHLD; this is translated from the coding sequence ATGCTCCTGTTTATATCTCTAAATATTTGCATTATTTCAAATGCTCAAAAAAAACATGACGCCTATCAAGAAACTTGGGAGTCTGTAAACAAAGTAAATCCTGCACCTGATTGGTTTCAAGATGCAAAATTTGGTATTTATACACATTGGGGACCGATTTCTGAAGCATTTGACGATGCTGATCCTAACATGAATTACCGTGGGTGGCATGGTATGAAAATGTATGATAATGGCAAATTGGAAAAAGGGATAAAAAACAAACCCACAACAAATTACATACACCACAAAAAGAAATATGGCAACCCAAAAAAGTTTGGTTACAAGCATGTTATTGAACAATTCAACCCTACGGCTTTCAATGCTTCTGAATGGGCAGAGTTATTCAAAATCTCTGGAGCTAAGTTTGCAGGCCCTGTAGCTATGCATCATGATAATTTTGCCATGTGGGACTCTAAAGCTACAAGATGGAATTCTATGAATTATGGTGGTATTGATCCTTCGGCTAAATTAAAAAAAGAATTAGAAGCTAGAGGCATGAAATTCATGGCTTCCTTTCATCATGCTTTTACATGGCAATATTTTGCGCCAGCTCATGCTTATGGCGGTGTGAGTAAAAAGGATTATGACCTTTATACTAACCCACATGAACTACATTCTGATACCCCAGATGACCAATTTTATAACGATTGGTGGGCAAAACTTAAAGAATATATTGATGTATATCAACCAGATTTAATTTGGTTTGATTGGTGGCTAGAAAACATGACCGAAGAATCCAGATTAAAATTCTTAGCATATTATTACAATAAAGGATTAGAATGGAATAAAGACGTGGCTGTTTGTTACAAAGAAAGTACTTTTAATGAAGCTTCTGCTATTAAAGATTACGAGCGCGGTCGCCCTAACCAACCTAAAGAAAATGTTTGGCTAACAGATACATCTCCTGGAACATGGTTTTACCGTCCTAACGCAAAGTTTAAAACGCCTAATGAACTCATTGATATCTTGATTGATATTGTGGCTAAAAACGGCAATATGCTGTTAAACGTTCCACCAAACCCAGATGGATCCATTCCTAAAGAAATGGTTAACCTCCTTACAGAAATGGGGCAATGGCTAGCCATAAACGGAGATGCTATTTACGAAACTAGGCCTTGGACTATTTTTGGGGAAGGACCAACACGCTTGCCTGAAGGCGGTCATAAAATTGAAAAAATTAAAATAGTTTATAATAATGCTGACATCAGATTTACTAAAAAATCTGATAAAGAGTTTTATGCTATTGTAATGGCTACTCCTATTAATGAAACAGTTATTAAATCATTGAGTACAGATATTGGTGTACTTAACTCCAAAATAATGAATATTCAACTTTTAGGAAGTGACCAAAAAGTTTACTGGGAAAGAAACGAAAAGGGCTTAATTATTAAGGCTCCTAAAGTTATGCCAAGTAAATATGCGCATGCTTATAAAATCACTCTTCAAGGTTATACCGAAAATGATATTGGTGGAGCTGTTACCGCTCATTTAGATTAA